In one Ananas comosus cultivar F153 linkage group 12, ASM154086v1, whole genome shotgun sequence genomic region, the following are encoded:
- the LOC109717915 gene encoding uncharacterized protein LOC109717915 encodes MAAAVTSAVILRPSPLSPLPLPLPFPASIRVRVRVSATMATAVVPAVIVGGGRVGRMLQSLGGGGGDVLVGRGEAVPASPAGPIFVCTRNDDLDAVLDATPRSRWSDLVFFQNGMLEPWFESKGLGDADQVLAYFAVSKVGEPPVDGKTDTNPEGLTAAYGKWAQAVAARLHSGGLSCKVLEKEPFQKQMLEKLTWIAAFMLVGARHPGATVGVVEKDYRSEVSSLIAELASAAAAEKGIAFDEGVEERLCAYSRAVSHFPTAVKEFKWRNGWFYSLSEKALSQGKPDPCPLHTAWLKELKII; translated from the exons ATGGCCGCCGCCGTTACCTCCGCCGTTATCCTCCGCCCCTCTCCGTTatcccccctccccctccccctccccttccccgcctcgattagggttagggttagggtttcggcgACGATGGCGACCGCTGTGGTTCCGGCGGTGATCGTTGGGGGAGGGAGGGTCGGGAGGATGCTGCAGTCgctcggcggaggcggcggcgacgtccTGGTCGGCCGCGGCGAGGCGGTTCCGGCGAGCCCCGCGGGGCCGATCTTCGTGTGCACCCGCAACGACGACCTCGACGCCGTGCTCGACGCCACGCCCCGGTCGCGGTGGAGCG ATTTGGTGTTCTTCCAGAACGGGATGCTCGAACCCTGGTTCGAGAGCAAGGGTTTGGGCGACGCCGATCAAGTTTTGGCTTACTTTGCGGTGTCGAAGGTCGGGGAGCCACCGGTGGATGGGAAGACGGATACGAATCCGGAAGGGTTGACTGCGGCGTATGGGAAATGGGCACAGGCGGTGGCGGCACGGCTGCATAGTGGAGGGCTATCATGCAAG GTCCTTGAAAAGGAGCCTTTCCAGAAACAAATGCTGGAGAAACTGACATGGATTGCAGCGTTCATGCTTGTCGGAGCTCGTCATCCAGGGGCTACTGTCGGTGTTGTCGAGAAAGATTATCGGTCAGAG GTTTCTAGTTTAATTGCAGAATTAGCATCTGCCGCAGCTGCGGAGAAAGGGATTGCGTTTGACGAAGGCGTGGAAGAGCGGCTATGCGCTTATTCCAGGGCTGTTTCCCACTTCCCAACTGCTGTGAAAGAG TTCAAGTGGAGGAATGGATGGTTTTATTCACTTTCCGAGAAAGCGCTTTCGCAAGGAAAGCCAGATCCATGCCCACTCCACACAGCTTGGCTCAAGGAGCTCAAGATCATATGA